Proteins from a genomic interval of Lolium perenne isolate Kyuss_39 chromosome 1, Kyuss_2.0, whole genome shotgun sequence:
- the LOC127306135 gene encoding auxin-responsive protein SAUR32-like: protein MPHRQQGAPKGCVTVRVGAEGEEQRRFAVPLGHLSHPLFAALLEEAEREYGFRHQGAIAIPCRVDRFVHVEQLIDRDLGDHRHLVDLDNCGAAVTARGGHGHGHSHINLPRFVGCFRD, encoded by the coding sequence ATGCCGCACCGGCAGCAAGGGGCGCCCAAGGGGTGCGTGACGGTCCGGGTGGGCGCCGAGGGCGAGGAGCAGCGACGCTTCGCGGTCCCGCTGGGCCACCTCAGCCACCCGCTCTTCGCCGCGCTGCTcgaggaggcggagcgcgagTATGGCTTCCGGCACCAGGGCGCCATCGCCATCCCCTGCCGCGTCGACCGCTTCGTCCACGTCGAGCAGCTCATCGACCGCGACCTCGGCGACCACCGCCACCTCGTCGACCTCGACAACTGCGGCGCCGCCGTCACGGCCAGAGGAGGACATGGCCACGGCCACAGCCACATCAACCTGCCGCGCTTCGTCGGCTGCTTTCGCGACTGA